In the genome of Entelurus aequoreus isolate RoL-2023_Sb linkage group LG08, RoL_Eaeq_v1.1, whole genome shotgun sequence, one region contains:
- the atpaf2 gene encoding ATP synthase mitochondrial F1 complex assembly factor 2: protein MFKSLARLPIRLGNAFSPCKIQRNRQTFKYTLKYSSSAVTERKRFYQDVSITQGEGGLFEINLDQRKLKTPGGKLFTIPNEALAIAVATEWDAQRETLKFYTMHLTTLCNTALDNPTERNKDQMISAALKFLETDTVCYRVDEPYGLVELQKNEWDPVLHWIENRYNVNIGSSSSILGPVIPEVTKATFRQHLKSYNFWSLTGFEYVITQLKSVVLSFGMIDRLLSVEHAVLLSRLEEEYQIQHWGNVEWAHDYDMYELRARTAAGALFVHLCSESSTVKHKLLQD, encoded by the exons ATGTTTAAAAGCCTTGCAAGACTCCCAATTAGGTTGGGAAATGCCTTTTCACCCTGTAAAATACAAAGGAATCGTCAGACTTTCAAATATACGCTTAAATATTCATCATCAGCCGTAACAG AAAGAAAACGATTTTATCAGGATGTCAGCATAACCCAAGGAGAAG GAGGTTTGTTTGAGATCAACTTAGACCAAAGGAAGCTAAAAACTCCAGGAGGGAAGCTCTTCACAATACCAAATGAAGCCCTCGCCATCGCCGTGGCAACTGAATGGGATGCTCAAAGAGAGACGCTCAAGTTTTATACGATGCACCTG actaCACTTTGCAACACTGCTCTGGACAATCCAACTGAGCGCAACAAAGACCAAATGATCAGTGCTGCTTTAAAGTTTCTGGAGACTGACACTGTTTG TTACAGAGTAGATGAGCCTTATGGTTTGGTTGAACTACAGAAGAACGAGTGGGACCCTGTGTTGCACTGGATTGAAAACAG ATATAACGTGAATATCGGCTCCTCATCTAGTATATTGGGCCCTGTTATCCCTGAGGTGACCAAAGCCACGTTCCGCCAGCATCTCAAATCAtataacttttggtcgctgacag GATTTGAGTACGTGATCACCCAGTTAAAGTCTGTTGTGTTGTCATTTGGGATGATTGACAGACTTTTAAGTGTAGAACATGCTGTGCTGTTGTCGAGACTCGAGGAGGAATACCAG ATTCAGCACTGGGGAAATGTAGAGTGGGCTCATGACTATGACATGTATGAGCTGAGGGCACGCACTGCTGCCGGTGctctgtttgtgcacctctgttcTGAGAGTTCAACTGTCAAACACAAGCTTTTGCAGGACTGA